From a region of the Tachypleus tridentatus isolate NWPU-2018 chromosome 1, ASM421037v1, whole genome shotgun sequence genome:
- the LOC143257639 gene encoding cytochrome b5-like — protein sequence MKDIIASIVRLTMDKAGLYKEASICERSTSNSCHIPMYTLADVSEHCIPNDCWLVICDKVYDVTDFLKEHPGGDDIILEYAGRDGTLSFHGTGHSSDTIREMERYCIGMLVENERLNLYTEETPPISVAVVA from the exons atgaaagacaTCATAGCGAGCATTGTACGACTGACCATGGATAAAGCTGGTTTGTACAAGGAAGCTTCCATATGTGAAAGATCGACCAGTAACTCTTGCCACATACCAATGTACACTCTAGCGGACGTTTCTGAACACTGCATCCCGAACGACTGCTGGTTGGTTATCTGTGATAAAGTTTATGACGTCACTGACTTTCTGAAGGAG CATCCTGGTGGTGATGACATAATACTTGAATATGCCGGAAGAGATGGAACACTGTCATTTCATGGAACTGGACATAGTTCGGATACTATCCGAGAGATGGAGCGGTACTGCATTGGTATGTTGGTAGAG AATGAAAGACTAAATCTGTACACTGAAGAAACTCCTCCGATATCTGTGGCTGTTGTTGCTTAG